The segment GATAACTACTACAAGTCCAACTTGGTGATGGTTGTTAAAAAAGGCGGTAAATATGAAGGGGCAACATCTATTCAAGACTTTAAAGGAGCAAAAATCACAGCACAGCTAAATACATTCCATTACTCTGTTATTGACCAAATCAAAGGAGTTTCTAAACAGACAGCAATGGACAACTTCCCGGCAATGCGTGTTGCTCTTGAGTCTGGTGTAATTGACGGCTATGTTACAGAACGTCCAGAAGCAGTTAGTGCTTCAAATGCAAATGAAAACTTTGCAATGGTTGAGTTCAAGGATGGCTTTGAAACATCTGAGGATGATACAGCAATTGCTGTAGGATTGAAAAAAGACAGTGATCTTAAAGATAAAATAAATGAAGTACTAAAAGGTATCTCAGAAGAAGACCGTACGAAAATCATGGATGATGCAATTGTAAACCAACCTGCAGCAAAATAATGATTACAATAAAACCGGCTGTCTTTTTGTGCAGTCGGTTTTATGATGAGTAAAGGAGGAGAACGATGAGTTTTGAATGGATCGTAAAAATTATTACCGAAAACTGGCCGATGTTCCTGCGCGGTGCAGGCATGACGCTCACTATCGCATTGATCGGTACAATAATCGGAGCAGCAATCGGCTTGATCGCCGGAATTATCCGCACAATACCGGCGCCGGAGCGTGGCTTTAAAAAAATTATTCTAAAAGTGATTAATATTATACTTTCAATATATATTGAGTTTTTCCGTGGAACACCAATGATTGTACAGGCAATGGTCATTTATTA is part of the Niallia taxi genome and harbors:
- a CDS encoding transporter substrate-binding domain-containing protein, which translates into the protein MKKKASLLFLLLLSAIILLAGCGTSNGSGSGDDQDTFKVGLEAGYAPFNWTQNDDSNGAVKINGTSEYAGGYDVEVAKKIADGLGKKLVIVKTEWDGLVPALTSGKIDAIIAGMSPTEERKQTIDFTDNYYKSNLVMVVKKGGKYEGATSIQDFKGAKITAQLNTFHYSVIDQIKGVSKQTAMDNFPAMRVALESGVIDGYVTERPEAVSASNANENFAMVEFKDGFETSEDDTAIAVGLKKDSDLKDKINEVLKGISEEDRTKIMDDAIVNQPAAK